Proteins from a single region of Shinella zoogloeoides:
- a CDS encoding lytic murein transglycosylase — protein MTQNLKTVLRRSALTLLLTAGLFAQATAARADARFQNWIADFYETASAAGISKSTYQKAFSGVKTPDPDVLEKAAYQPEFKSKIWDYLDSRVNPYTVRIGREMAAKHGRTLAALERHFGVDRNILLAIWSMESNYGAVLEKDDRLHYVPRALATLAYADKKRSKYARTQLIAALKIIQRGDIAAGDMTGSWAGAMGHTQFIPTSYLLYAVDADGNGHRDIWNSVPDALATAANLLAKNGWQAGKTWGYEIVVPDGGNKYSGQTKTLAQWAKLGFTRPGGKGFKNGADRAELKLPANGGPGFLMTKNFFVIKRYNASDSYAMGVGMLADQIAGYSGVKQRWPRPDGTLDITEKFELQTRLKELGYYEGEVDGNFGSGSKAAIQAFQNRMGLAADGEPSQQVLKALRR, from the coding sequence ATGACACAGAATCTGAAGACCGTTCTGCGCCGATCTGCGCTCACCCTTCTCCTTACGGCCGGGCTTTTCGCCCAGGCGACAGCGGCCCGCGCGGACGCCCGCTTCCAGAACTGGATCGCCGACTTCTACGAGACCGCATCTGCGGCCGGCATCAGCAAAAGCACCTACCAGAAGGCGTTTTCCGGCGTCAAGACACCCGACCCGGACGTGCTGGAGAAGGCGGCCTACCAGCCGGAATTCAAGAGCAAGATCTGGGATTACCTCGATTCGCGCGTCAACCCCTATACGGTGCGCATCGGCCGTGAGATGGCCGCCAAGCACGGCCGCACGCTGGCCGCGCTCGAGCGCCACTTCGGCGTCGACCGCAACATCCTGCTCGCCATCTGGTCGATGGAATCGAACTACGGCGCGGTGCTCGAAAAGGACGACCGGCTGCATTACGTGCCGCGCGCGCTGGCGACGCTCGCCTATGCCGACAAGAAGCGCTCGAAATACGCCCGCACCCAGCTCATCGCCGCCCTCAAGATCATCCAGCGCGGCGATATCGCCGCGGGCGACATGACCGGCTCCTGGGCGGGCGCGATGGGCCACACCCAGTTCATCCCGACGAGCTACCTGCTCTATGCGGTCGATGCGGACGGCAACGGCCACCGCGATATCTGGAACTCCGTGCCGGATGCGCTGGCGACCGCCGCCAACCTGCTTGCCAAGAACGGCTGGCAGGCAGGCAAGACCTGGGGCTACGAGATCGTCGTGCCCGACGGCGGCAACAAATACTCCGGCCAGACGAAGACGCTTGCCCAGTGGGCCAAGCTCGGCTTCACCCGCCCGGGCGGCAAGGGCTTCAAGAACGGCGCGGACCGCGCCGAACTCAAGCTGCCGGCCAATGGCGGCCCCGGCTTCCTGATGACCAAGAACTTCTTCGTCATCAAGCGCTACAACGCCTCGGATTCCTACGCGATGGGCGTCGGCATGCTGGCCGACCAGATCGCCGGCTACAGCGGCGTCAAGCAGCGCTGGCCGCGCCCGGACGGCACGCTGGACATCACCGAGAAGTTCGAACTCCAGACGCGCCTCAAGGAACTCGGCTATTACGAGGGCG